DNA from Leptolyngbya iicbica LK:
CTCTTTGAGCGCGAGGCGGATGTACTGTATCAGCTCAACCATCCCCAAATTCCCAAGTTTCGCGAGCTATTGCGGGTGCAAGACCGGGGTCGGGGACGGTTGTTTCTCGTGCAGGATTATGTCGAAGGCCCGACCTATCAAGAATTACTCGAAACCCGTTTAAATGCCGGGAATCGCTTTGCCGAATCCGAAGTCATGCAACTGCTGCGGCAGATTTTGCCGGTGCTTAGTTATTTGCACAGCATTGGCGTCATTCACCGCGATATCGCCCCTGACAACCTGATCTCTCGGAATACGGACGGCCTGCCCGTGCTGATCGATTTTGGCGGGGTCAAGCAATTGGTCACAGCAGTGCAGCAACAGGTCAGTCACGACGGGGTGCCGACGCGCCTCGGCAAAGCCGGGTACGCCCCTGCGGAACAGATGGAATCGGGGCAGGTGTCGCCAAGTGCCGATTTATATGCGCTGGCGGTGACAGCGTTAGTGCTACTGACGGGCCAAACGCCTGACGTTTTGTACGATCGCTATACCCAGCGCTGGCGATGGCAAGACTATGTGAGTATCAGCCCGCGGTTGGCGACGGTATTGGAACGGATGCTGGCCCCCCGGGTGGGCGATCGCTATTCCTCAGCGACGGCGGTCGCCAAGGCGCTCTCCAGTCCGGATCTTTACACCGCTCCGGGCTATGCCAATGGCAACAGCTATTCCGAGCCAACCGTGGCCGTGGCACCGGGTCGGGGTAGCGACCCCAGCACGATGGTGGCGCCCCCAGGTCCTCCGCCTGCCCCAGTAAAACCGTCAAAACAATCGCGCCCTAACCCGACCGGGGGCTGCTTTCAGGCCTTTTTTGGCCTGTTATTACTGATCGGCTCCATTGGTCTAGTGTGGTGGATTGCCACTCGCTGGGAACCGGACGGTCCGATTACAAATCCCGAGGGAAACACACCCGAAGAGACGCAGCCCGAGGACACCAATCCAACTTTTTCGCCTGAAGAGCAGGCCCGTAAAGCTAAACTTCGTCAACGGCGCGAGCGGTTGCAAGTGGATGAGCGCTATCTGGTGGCCGTGACGGATCAATTGTTCTATATTCAATTTCCCGAGATTCAACGACCGCTAAGCGACGACCCTGCGGATGCCGAGCTCCGGGCCGAGTGGGACAGTATTGCCAACGAAGTGCTGGATGTCTTAGAGGCGGAACTGAGCGCTCAAGCTCGCCAACGGTTGGGCAGCTATGGGGCCAGCGATCGCGACCAATGGCGACAGCGAGTAAACCAGCTATACGTCAGCAGTCGCGCCCTGTATGACCTGGCCGATGCTAAGTTTGCCTATCTGTATCCGCAGACAGCCCAGCAAAACTTCATTGACCAGCCGATTGGGCAGATTTGGCACGGGCTCGCGGACGATCGGGTGCGGGGCATTGAGTCCGGCGATCTGCTCGAAGAGATTCGCTTTGCCAGCGGTGAGTTTAGCCAGTCGTTGCGCGATCGCTTAGGGCCGGGTGAAGGTCGAATTTATATCCTCAACCTCAGCGAGGGGCAACTGATGCGGCTCAATCTGCAAGCTGCTCCCGGCACCACCCGCTTATCCATCTATGTGCCCAGTCCCAATGACTCAGTGCCCTTTTTGCTGGAAGATTCCAGCGATCGCACCTGGTCCGGCACCCTGCCCCAGTCCGGCTATTACGAAATCACCGTCGTGAATATTCAAACCGCTGCCCTCAATTACGCATTGGATGTCAGCGTTGATAACGTCACCTCTACCCCTTCTGAGCCCGCCCCCGCCGAAGACAAAAATTAGTTATTGTCTCCCTGACTCACCCAGACTTGATTCCGCCCTCTCTTCTTGGCCTCGTACAAAGCCACATCGGCGCGCTTGAGGAGGCTTTCAAAGTCGGTTTGTTCTGCCATTGGCACTAATCCAACGCTGATGGTGAGAGGAATCATGTAGTGATCTATCACCATGGGGCAGGCTTCAATGCTGGTGCGAACGCGATCGATGACCTCAATCGCTTCCGTTAGGGGGGTTTCCTGCAAGATAATGGCAAACTCGTCGCCCCCCAAACGGCCAAAGAGGTCTGACTCCCGCAATTCGTTGGCACATATGTGGGTCAAATGGATTAAGGCTTTGTCGCCTGTGGCGTGTCCATAGGTGTCATTAATGACCTTGAAATGATCGATGTCAAATAGCGCAACGGCCAACTCTCCCCCGTTGCGTCGATGCACCGCCATCTCTTGTTGGCCTAACGCGATCAAGTGCCGACGATTACTGATATTGGTAAGGGGATCAAGCGTGGCCTCCTTGTACAAATGTTCTTCAAAAGCCGTGCGATCGGCATGATCCCGCTTCAGAAAGTATTGGGTCAGTAACATCGCAACGCAGACAAACGGCATGACGATCGCAATAACCTTGGGCGCAATCAGTAGACTCGGTCGCTGCAACGACCAGGCCAATCGGCCGATCGCCTGGCCAGTCGTATTCGTCAACGTCTTAGTATTCGTTACCCTTTCGGTCGGGTGGGCTAGGTGCAGTCCTGGCAGTTCATACGCCGCTGCCAGTTCCTCAATGTAGTCGTCATCTAACCGTCGCCCCATAGACAAGTAACTGCCTGGTCTGACTGCCTCAGTTTCCTCATTGATAAAGGGACTCAAAGCGACTAAATAAATATCCCTCCCAGCAGTGATATAACCAGCCACCATCCCTTCATCTACTTCGCTCTGCAAAGATGTTGCGATTAATTCTTCCAAGCCACCCGCCATCAGTTGCTCAAATTGCAACCCTTCGACCTCGCTATGCAGGCTGAGATGCGCCAGCTGATTGCCAGCCTTAATCGCCAGAGAAAAATCAAACCCATGCTCGTCGATCAGATATTGGCCAGAATTCTGCTCGATCCAGGTTTCATCAATTTCCACCACAATGGCCTCATAAGCCTCATCCCAATAGGAATATTCCAGCAGAACCGTTTTCAAATATCGGGCTTCTAAATTCAAGGCGATATCGACTCGATGGGCACGATCGGCCTTGGCGGCCCGGTCTAGTGAAGTTAAGAGAAATAAGACGCTGGAAACAACGGCTAAGCCGGTGGCAATATACAGGCCACTGACTAACGAAACGACTGATTTAGTAGTAACGAAACTTTCATGATTGATGGCGGTGAGATTTTCACGACTACGCATTATTTTGATCGCTCAACTGTCGGAGCTCAACTCCAGACGTTTTCAGTCATTGGCTAAGAAATATCATCGTTTAGCAGCCAGAATTCTTTCGCAGAAAGATATTAGAGATTCATCCTTTGCTTCAATGTCGGCAACTGAATGCCTGGCAGCCACGGTGCTTGGAACGAAATGAATGGGTGATGCGCCCTTAAATCAATTTTATCCGATTACAGTCAATGACTATCCACCATAATCCGATTAAGAATTTGCCATTATCTCACTGCGCTGATCGGGATTCTGAAGTTAGGTGTGGGATAGTAACAAACAGATAACTTGCTGATATTTACTGTTCTGGGGGTATGGATAAAATTTACGTCAATGACATTCGCGCTTTTGGCTACTCGGGTGCTTTGCCAGAAGAAAATGTGCTCGGACAGTGGTTTCGAGTCGATTTGACGCTGATGTTGGATTTATCGAGCGCCGGAAGTTCTGACGTGTTAACTGACACCTACAACTACGCCGCCGCTATCGTCGCCGTGCAGCAGTTGATTCAGCAGCAACCGTTTAATCTGGTCGAAACGCTGGCCAGCGAGATTGTGAAAGCGGTGTTGCGCACCGATGATCGCCTCACTCAAATTACCGTCAAGCTCACCAAACTCACGCCCCCGGTGCCCCACTTTGCAGGCGACATTGCGGTCGAAATCACTCGCGATCGCCACCACCTCAACACGCCGTCACCCGCACCGCTTGACCAGAGTTGACCCCAAGCATTGCAGGGACATTAGGCGATCGCCGCTGACTCGAACATTAGCAGCCACAGCAGCGCTAGCAGCACCACGCCGCCAATTTTCACGAGCCCCCATAGGCGTCCATTCATGGTCAGGTAGCCAGCGTATTGATTACTGCACGTCGGGCGATCGCATCAGCCAGTCGCGGCCCACCCGCACCGTCAGTTCCGACTGCAAATCACCAGTCGATTCCGCAGCGACTCGACCCAGATTCAAAATCGAGGTCATCAATTCGGCGCTGTTGACATCGCCTCGCTGGGCCACCACTTGAGTCCGCTGCAGCTCGCCCGACCAGTCACCAATGACATACACATTACGGAAGCCTTCACTGCGGAGATAATCCGCCACCTCGCCCGCTACGCGCGGTTCCCCCGAGGCATTTTGTACCGCAATGGGCAAACTCGTGATGACTTGATTTTCTCGATTGGAGAGCAGCGCCAC
Protein-coding regions in this window:
- a CDS encoding serine/threonine-protein kinase; the encoded protein is MVMGGTGNSNNLLGSRYRILRELGRGGFGYTYLAEDVNRFNELCVLKEFLPQVNDNEALRKAKQLFEREADVLYQLNHPQIPKFRELLRVQDRGRGRLFLVQDYVEGPTYQELLETRLNAGNRFAESEVMQLLRQILPVLSYLHSIGVIHRDIAPDNLISRNTDGLPVLIDFGGVKQLVTAVQQQVSHDGVPTRLGKAGYAPAEQMESGQVSPSADLYALAVTALVLLTGQTPDVLYDRYTQRWRWQDYVSISPRLATVLERMLAPRVGDRYSSATAVAKALSSPDLYTAPGYANGNSYSEPTVAVAPGRGSDPSTMVAPPGPPPAPVKPSKQSRPNPTGGCFQAFFGLLLLIGSIGLVWWIATRWEPDGPITNPEGNTPEETQPEDTNPTFSPEEQARKAKLRQRRERLQVDERYLVAVTDQLFYIQFPEIQRPLSDDPADAELRAEWDSIANEVLDVLEAELSAQARQRLGSYGASDRDQWRQRVNQLYVSSRALYDLADAKFAYLYPQTAQQNFIDQPIGQIWHGLADDRVRGIESGDLLEEIRFASGEFSQSLRDRLGPGEGRIYILNLSEGQLMRLNLQAAPGTTRLSIYVPSPNDSVPFLLEDSSDRTWSGTLPQSGYYEITVVNIQTAALNYALDVSVDNVTSTPSEPAPAEDKN
- a CDS encoding sensor domain-containing diguanylate cyclase, giving the protein MRSRENLTAINHESFVTTKSVVSLVSGLYIATGLAVVSSVLFLLTSLDRAAKADRAHRVDIALNLEARYLKTVLLEYSYWDEAYEAIVVEIDETWIEQNSGQYLIDEHGFDFSLAIKAGNQLAHLSLHSEVEGLQFEQLMAGGLEELIATSLQSEVDEGMVAGYITAGRDIYLVALSPFINEETEAVRPGSYLSMGRRLDDDYIEELAAAYELPGLHLAHPTERVTNTKTLTNTTGQAIGRLAWSLQRPSLLIAPKVIAIVMPFVCVAMLLTQYFLKRDHADRTAFEEHLYKEATLDPLTNISNRRHLIALGQQEMAVHRRNGGELAVALFDIDHFKVINDTYGHATGDKALIHLTHICANELRESDLFGRLGGDEFAIILQETPLTEAIEVIDRVRTSIEACPMVIDHYMIPLTISVGLVPMAEQTDFESLLKRADVALYEAKKRGRNQVWVSQGDNN
- the folB gene encoding dihydroneopterin aldolase — encoded protein: MDKIYVNDIRAFGYSGALPEENVLGQWFRVDLTLMLDLSSAGSSDVLTDTYNYAAAIVAVQQLIQQQPFNLVETLASEIVKAVLRTDDRLTQITVKLTKLTPPVPHFAGDIAVEITRDRHHLNTPSPAPLDQS